The sequence ATCGGCCTGGTCCTGGGCCTCACCGCCAGCGCGGCGCTGACCACGCGCCTCGCACCCGAGCGCCTCTTCGCCCCAGGGATCGGCCTGGCGGGCACGTCCCTCGTCGTCGCCGCGTTCATGCCCAGCCTGTTCGCCGCCGCCGTGCCGGCGATGACCATGGGCGTCGGCGCGGGTGTCGCCTTCATCGTCGGCTACACGATCCTGCAGTCCCGCGCCGACGACCACATCCGCGGCCGCACGTTCGGGGCCATGAACTCGGGGGTGCGAGCCGCGATCTTCGGGTCGACCACCGGGGCGCCGTTCCTGGTGGGTGTGATCGGCCGCGAGCGGGTGGTCGACGGCTACGTCATCGGTGGCGTGAGGATCACGCTCATCGCGGCCGGCGCGCTCGCCGTCGCCGGCGCCGTGCTGACCGGACGCGCCCTCCACCGCGCGTTCGCCGAGCATCCCGAACTCGACCGACCGCTCGCCGAGGCCTCGCCGACGCCGGCGGACCCGGGGCTGTTCGTGGTCTTCGAGGGCGGCGACGGGGCGGGCAAGTCGACCCAGATCCAACTGCTCCGCGACGCCGTCGAACGCGAGGGGCACCGGGCGTTGGTGACCCGTGAGCCGGGCGGCACGGCGATCGCCGAGCACATCCGCGAGATCCTGCTGTCGCGTGAATCCGACGAGATGGTGGACCGCACCGAGGCACTGTTGTACGCCGCCGCGCGGGCCCAGCACGTCGACGAGGTGATCCGTCCCGCCCTCGACCGCGGCACCGTGGTGCTCTGCGACCGGTTCGTCGACTCCTCGATCGTCTACCAGGGTGCGGGGCGCGGGCTCGGCGAGGAACCGGTCGAGCGGCTCAACGCCTGGGCCACCGACGGCCTCCAGGCGGACCTGGTCGTGCTGCTGGACCTCGACGCGGACGAAGGTCTGCGGCGCGTCGAGGGTGAACCCGACCGGCTGGAGGCCGCCGGGCTGACGTTCCACCGCACCGTCGCGGCGTCCTACCGACGACGGGCCGAACGCGATCCGTCGCGCTACCTGGTGCTGGACGCACGACTACCGGTCGCGACGATCCACGAGCGGATCCGCGAGGCCGTGTTCGCCAGACTCGGCGACGACGCGACCACCAGCCTCGGCGCCGTGGCCGAGACCCTGACCCACGACCTCGGTGAGCGCAAGCCATGACGACCTGGGACCACGTACTCGGTCAACCCGCCGCCGTCGCGTCGGTACGGGCCGCCCTCACCGCCGACGAGGTCGCCCACGCCTGGCTGCTGGTCGGGCCCCGTGGCGTCGGGCAGCGCGAACTGACCCGTGCGCTCGCCGCCGCGCTCAACTGCCCCGAGGCGTCCGCACCCGACGAGGCCTGTGGCCGCTGTTCGACCTGTGAGCGCATCGAGCGTGGCAGCCATCCGGTCCAGACCGACCTCGAACCCGAGGGCAGCTCTCACCTGGTCGAGGGTGTGCGCGAGGAATGGATCCCCCTGGCCACGCGAACGCTCACCGAGGGCCGACGGCGGGTGCTGCGCGTGGTCGCGGCCGACCGCATGAACGAGGCGGCGCAGAACGCCTTCCTCAAGATCCTGGAGGAACCCCCGCCGTCGGTGGTGTGGGTGCTCGACGTCGAGGACGAGGGCGCGTTGCTCGACACGGTCGCCTCCCGCTGCCGGCGGCTCGACCTGGTGCCCTGGCGGCCGGACGCGATGCACGTGCTGGCCGAGCGCCTGGGCGTGCCCCCGGAGCAGCGGGCGGCGCTGGGCCGGGCCGCACTGGGGTCACCCGAGCGCCTGACCGACCTGGCGGATCCCCAGATCGGTCAGGCGCGCTGGAACCACCTCGCCCTGCTCGACCGCCTCGCCACCGGTGGGCCGGGTCAGGTCGTCCCCGCCGCCAAGGAGATCGTGAGCTGGGCACGCTCGCGCATCGCGCCGCTCAAGGAACGCAACCAGGCCGAGTTCGCGCGGCTCGAGGAGGCCTTCGGGGTCGAGGGCAACCGCGGCTGGCCCCCGGGCGTGCGGCAACGCCTGACCCGCCGCTTCGAACGACTCGAGCGCCAGGAACAGCGCCGGGCGCTGGAGCTGTTCCTCGACGACCTGGCCAGTTACCTGCGTGACCTGCTCGCGGCGCAGGCGGGGGCAGGCTCCGAGGTCCTGGTCAACCTCGACCACGAGACCGCCATCCGTCGCGACGCCGTCCGCATCGCGGCCCCCGACGCCGTGCGGGCACTGCAGGCCGTCGCCCGCTGCCGGGAAGCGCTCGAGCGCAACGGCAACCCCGAACTGCAGATCGAACGGCTGCTGTTGCAACTCGCCCTGCCGTTGTTCGCGGCCGCCGCGCGGGAACGGGCCAGCTGACGTCGGCCCGCTACACCTCGTGGACGCCGGGCTCGCCGCCGGCGAGGCGCGCGAGGTCGTCCCCGGCCTGACGCAACCGGTCGTCGTTGCGGGCCGCACCCGCCAGCACGCGTTCGACCGGCTTGAACAGCCGCGACCGGACGTCCATGCGCATGGCGAATCGGACGGCGGTCCCGGACGCCTCCTTTTCGAGTTCGAGCCGCCCCGTGCCGCGCACCGGCCCGCCCACCGTGACCACGTCGAGTCGTTCGCCCGGTCGCGACGAGGTGACCGCCATGTCCACCCGCAGCGGGCGGACCGGGGTCCCGAAGGTGAACCGCGCCGCCTCGGGGGCCGAGGCCGAGCCGGCCAGCACCTCGACGTCGTCGATGGCCGGCCACCACCTGGGCCAGGTGGTCAGGTCGACGACCACGGCCCACACGTCGGCCGGCGCCGCCGTCGTGCGCCAGGTGCCGTTGAGGTCGATCGCTGCCATGCAGATCCTTCGTGCCGCGCACGCGAACGTATCGGTGCCGGGTGCTGCGGCCGCCGTTGGCAGGCCCGGCGACCGGTCCGATATCCTCCCGCCGCCTTCCGCACGACCCTCGTCACACGCCGGGATAGCTCAGTCGGCAGAGCGATTCACTCGTAATGAATAGGTCCGGGGTTCGATTCCCCGTCCCGGCTCCCCACGGCCCGCGTCCTCCCCGGACGCGGGCCGCCGTGGTCATACCCCTGAAGGTGGCGCCATGACCGTCGCACTGTCGATCCTCGACCTCGCCGACGTCGGCGAGGACGAGACGGTCGCGGACGCCCTTCACGCCAGCGTCGCGCTCGCCGAGGCGGCCGAAGAGCTCGGGTACCGGCGCGTGTGGTATGCCGAGCACCACAACATGACGTCGATCGCGTCGGCGGCGACCAGCGTGCTGATCGCCCACGTCGCGGCGCACACCGCCACGATCCGCCTCGGTGCCGGCGGCATCATGCTGCCCAACCACGCGCCACTCACCATCGCGGAACAGTTCGGCACCCTGGCGACCCTGCATCCGGGCCGCATCGACCTCGGTCTCGGCCGTGCGCCCGGATCGGACCAGGCCACGTTCCGGGCGCTGCGGCGCGACCACGCGGCAGCCGACCGGTTCCCCGAGGACGTCCTGGAACTGCAGGGCTACCTGTCGGGGCCGTCCCGCGTCCCCGGTGTCGAAGCGACACCCGGCCGGGGGACCGACGTTCCGCTCTACATCCTCGGTTCGTCCTTGTTCGGCGCCCAGCTCGCGGCCGCCCTCGGGCTGCCATACGCGTTCGCGTCGCACTTCGCCCCGCAGGCGCTCCAGCAGGCCGTCGCGACCTACCGGCACGGCTTCCGGCCGTCCGCCCAGCTCGACGCACCGCACGTCATCGCGGCCGTCAACGTCATCGCGGCCGACGACCACGCCGAGGCCGAGCGCGAACTGCTCGCCACCAAGCGCCGCCGTGCGAGGCTGCTGTTCGGTCGCGACCGGACCCTGACGACGGCGGACCTCGACGCCGTCCTGGCCTCGCCCGCCGGCCAGCAGGTGGAACAGATGGTGCGCTACACGGCAGCGGGCACGATCGAGCAGGTCGAGACGTATCTGGCGTGGTTCACCGAGCACGCCGACGCCGACGAGCTCATCCTCGCGTCGGCAGGGACCTCGCGCGGAGCCCGCCTGCGCTCCCTGGAGTTGGTGGCGCAGGCGTACGGGCTCACGCGTCGCACCGATCCGGCTGCGCAGCGGGTCCCGGGCGCCGGCCAGCCGTCTGGGTAGGGTCGGTTTCCGACCGAACGGCCCCGGCCGGGTGGCGTTCGACACCCGCGGCACGCTCGTAGCGTGCGCACCAGGCGTGCAACGACAGGAGACGCCCGTCGTGGTCCACGTGCGTCCCGCCGAACCACGCGACCTGCGGGCGACCGCCCGCATCCATCGCGCCCAGCTGCCCGACGGGTTCTTCGCGCGGCTCGGTTGCGGGTTCCTGCGCTCCTACCACCGCACCTTCCTGCAGAGCGAGCACGCGATCGCCCTTGTCGCCGGAGACGCGGGCCGACCCCAGGGCTTCCTCGTCGGCACGCTCTCCAACCGTGACCACTACCGCCGCGTCGTGCGACGCTACGGACCCGGGCTGGCCGGCCGCGGACTGCTGGCGCTGAGCGTTCGGCCGCCCCTGGCGTGGCTCTTCCTGCGGACACGCGTCCGCCGGTACCTGCGCTGGGTCCTGCGCTATCCACTGCGACACCTCGGCCGCACGGGCGCGACGGCCGACCCGCCTGCCGAGACGCCGGCTCGTGCCGACAGCGCCGCCAGGGACGACGCGGATCCGGTCGGGCCGCGCATCGCCGTGCTCACCCACGTCGCCGTCGACGCCGTGTCCCAGGGCAGCGGCGCCGGGCGTGCGCTGGTGACCGCCTTCCTCGACGCAGCACGCGAGGCGGGCGCCGACGAGGCACGGCTCGTGACCGCGTCGCCCGGCCCCGCCGAGCGGTTCTACGAGCGCATGGGATGGACCGCCGGAGCGGTCCGGCCCGGCTCCGGCGGCAGCCTCGTCCGCGAGTACCGGTGGTCGCTGCGCGAGAACGCCACGTCGTGACCTCCGCCCGTGCGCTCGCCCCGGGCAACGAGCCGGCGTAGCGCACCGGGCGCATCGGCCGGCCGCAGGCTTCGGGGCACGGCCGCCGCTCGGCTACGATCGTCCGTCGGCGCCCACCTTCGGTGCGACGCCCTTCGCGTCCCCCGCACGTCACCGCAGCCCCAACGCATCTGGGAGGTCCTCGACCCATGCGCCGCCTTCTCGGCCTGCTGGCCCCCGCGCTGCTCCTCGTCGGCCTGCTGGCGGCGCCGAGCGTCGCGTTCGCGGACACGTCCGCCACCACGGTCCTGGCCGTCGAGGCCGGCGACCCGACGGGCCCCGACCCGATGCCGCGTGACGCCGAGGACAACCCCGCCCGTACCCTCGGGGGCTACGAGAACCGTGAGGTCCAGTTCACCTGGGGTGCCGCATGGATCCTGCTGGTCGCGGGCGCCTTCGGGGTGACCATGCTCGGTGGGCTGTACTACCTGCTCGTGCACCGGCCCGAACGCGAGGCGGCTGGCCGGCGCTGACCCCACCGACGAAGGCGCCCACGTGACCATCCCCTCCGAA comes from Egicoccus sp. AB-alg6-2 and encodes:
- the tmk gene encoding dTMP kinase, with protein sequence MGQADNGASTPEQGSPGGVSPRVYAALFRNRDFRNLGLSTFASALGDWIGFLAILALTESILGTTRAAAFAVSAVMAARVLPSMLLGPVAGVFVDRWDRKRLMIACDVGRGIVMALIPFSNEILTLLLATLVIEVMSSLFGPAKDSVFPTLVRRSELVVANQLNLMVTYGTLPLAGVLFASLLGLAGPLSGVVPFLAERPVALPIWFNAISFLASAPLIARLHAPAPARRVSGTAAPSAWQELREGFAFIGRHPIIRALIVGIMVASSAAGAVISTGQFFARVLGAGNSGFGILVAVVGIGLVLGLTASAALTTRLAPERLFAPGIGLAGTSLVVAAFMPSLFAAAVPAMTMGVGAGVAFIVGYTILQSRADDHIRGRTFGAMNSGVRAAIFGSTTGAPFLVGVIGRERVVDGYVIGGVRITLIAAGALAVAGAVLTGRALHRAFAEHPELDRPLAEASPTPADPGLFVVFEGGDGAGKSTQIQLLRDAVEREGHRALVTREPGGTAIAEHIREILLSRESDEMVDRTEALLYAAARAQHVDEVIRPALDRGTVVLCDRFVDSSIVYQGAGRGLGEEPVERLNAWATDGLQADLVVLLDLDADEGLRRVEGEPDRLEAAGLTFHRTVAASYRRRAERDPSRYLVLDARLPVATIHERIREAVFARLGDDATTSLGAVAETLTHDLGERKP
- a CDS encoding ATP-binding protein, whose translation is MTTWDHVLGQPAAVASVRAALTADEVAHAWLLVGPRGVGQRELTRALAAALNCPEASAPDEACGRCSTCERIERGSHPVQTDLEPEGSSHLVEGVREEWIPLATRTLTEGRRRVLRVVAADRMNEAAQNAFLKILEEPPPSVVWVLDVEDEGALLDTVASRCRRLDLVPWRPDAMHVLAERLGVPPEQRAALGRAALGSPERLTDLADPQIGQARWNHLALLDRLATGGPGQVVPAAKEIVSWARSRIAPLKERNQAEFARLEEAFGVEGNRGWPPGVRQRLTRRFERLERQEQRRALELFLDDLASYLRDLLAAQAGAGSEVLVNLDHETAIRRDAVRIAAPDAVRALQAVARCREALERNGNPELQIERLLLQLALPLFAAAARERAS
- a CDS encoding SRPBCC family protein; the encoded protein is MAAIDLNGTWRTTAAPADVWAVVVDLTTWPRWWPAIDDVEVLAGSASAPEAARFTFGTPVRPLRVDMAVTSSRPGERLDVVTVGGPVRGTGRLELEKEASGTAVRFAMRMDVRSRLFKPVERVLAGAARNDDRLRQAGDDLARLAGGEPGVHEV
- a CDS encoding LLM class flavin-dependent oxidoreductase, whose product is MTVALSILDLADVGEDETVADALHASVALAEAAEELGYRRVWYAEHHNMTSIASAATSVLIAHVAAHTATIRLGAGGIMLPNHAPLTIAEQFGTLATLHPGRIDLGLGRAPGSDQATFRALRRDHAAADRFPEDVLELQGYLSGPSRVPGVEATPGRGTDVPLYILGSSLFGAQLAAALGLPYAFASHFAPQALQQAVATYRHGFRPSAQLDAPHVIAAVNVIAADDHAEAERELLATKRRRARLLFGRDRTLTTADLDAVLASPAGQQVEQMVRYTAAGTIEQVETYLAWFTEHADADELILASAGTSRGARLRSLELVAQAYGLTRRTDPAAQRVPGAGQPSG
- a CDS encoding GNAT family N-acetyltransferase, with translation MVHVRPAEPRDLRATARIHRAQLPDGFFARLGCGFLRSYHRTFLQSEHAIALVAGDAGRPQGFLVGTLSNRDHYRRVVRRYGPGLAGRGLLALSVRPPLAWLFLRTRVRRYLRWVLRYPLRHLGRTGATADPPAETPARADSAARDDADPVGPRIAVLTHVAVDAVSQGSGAGRALVTAFLDAAREAGADEARLVTASPGPAERFYERMGWTAGAVRPGSGGSLVREYRWSLRENATS